A window of Halomonas sp. H10-9-1 contains these coding sequences:
- the hybE gene encoding [NiFe]-hydrogenase assembly chaperone HybE — MHALTPEQYQRLRRLGEAWTASHLREAKSLPHFNPRLAADALCFQCCRLPGHGEQLVGALVTPVSLWLVMLPADEAEPVPPCGERCTLSLPSGRYPMEAVALGESLGCWRLVLLDDLADVATRQDASRLAQQLMERVMVPAQEPGEGSPREG, encoded by the coding sequence ATGCATGCCCTGACTCCGGAGCAGTATCAGCGCCTGCGGCGGCTTGGCGAGGCCTGGACCGCCAGCCACCTGCGCGAGGCCAAGTCGCTGCCCCATTTCAATCCACGGCTGGCCGCCGATGCGCTCTGTTTCCAGTGCTGTCGCCTGCCCGGGCACGGCGAGCAACTGGTGGGTGCCCTGGTCACACCGGTATCGCTGTGGCTGGTGATGCTGCCCGCCGACGAGGCCGAGCCCGTGCCCCCCTGCGGTGAGCGCTGCACGCTGTCGCTGCCTTCGGGGCGCTACCCCATGGAGGCCGTGGCGCTGGGGGAGTCGCTCGGCTGCTGGCGCCTGGTGCTGCTGGATGATCTCGCCGATGTCGCCACGCGACAGGATGCCAGCCGCCTTGCCCAGCAGTTGATGGAGCGGGTGATGGTCCCCGCCCAGGAGCCCGGCGAGGGTTCTCCTCGCGAAGGGTGA
- a CDS encoding GrxA family glutaredoxin → MFVTIYGRPGCPFCVFAKDLAQRLETAGAIEGYRYLDMYAEGLTKADLTQKVGQTVHTVPQVFLDATPIGGFSEFDQYVRERALLAVAQPH, encoded by the coding sequence ATGTTCGTCACCATCTATGGCCGCCCAGGCTGCCCCTTCTGCGTCTTCGCCAAGGACCTTGCCCAGCGCCTCGAGACCGCCGGGGCCATCGAGGGCTATCGCTATCTCGATATGTATGCCGAGGGGCTGACCAAGGCCGACCTGACCCAGAAGGTCGGCCAGACCGTGCACACCGTGCCCCAGGTGTTCCTGGATGCCACACCCATCGGCGGCTTCTCGGAGTTCGATCAGTACGTGCGTGAACGGGCTCTCCTGGCCGTCGCCCAGCCCCATTGA